A part of Diprion similis isolate iyDipSimi1 chromosome 12, iyDipSimi1.1, whole genome shotgun sequence genomic DNA contains:
- the LOC124413196 gene encoding metaxin-1: MNESFQLDVWKGDWGLPSVDLNCLNILVYAKFSGAPVKINPTNNPFRTPNGVLPVLHCGSETLDSVKDITAFFRKKNYTADFSLTPKQCAEVVAYDTMLKEKIYPALQYVWWVDIKNYNEFIQPWYAKALPFPFNFFYPGKFERQAKDMMESLYPTESEISAIENAVYSEAQKCLTLLSTRLGEREYFFGPHPTSLDAIIYSYLAPLLKAPLPNPALQNHLKACINLVKFVTRISQKYFPDICQEYERKKTEENVRKLRRDSENEFPHKKRNQFLAGIFATVAMVGYALSTGIVEVTRNDDRMLEGPPDYMVEDHDRDE; the protein is encoded by the exons atgaaTGAGTCGTTTCAACTAGACGTCTGGAAAGGGGATTGGGGCCTTCCTTCTGTCGATCTTAACTGCTTAAACATTTTG gTCTATGCAAAATTTAGTGGAGCACCTGTCAAGATAAATCCTACCAATAATCCATTCCGGACGCCAAACGGTGTGCTACCTGTACTCCACTGTGGTAGTGAGACTTTAGACTCAGTGAAAGATATAACtgcattttttcgtaaaaagaaTTACACAGCCGATTTTAGTCTCACTCCGAAACAATGCGCTGAGGTCGTCGCATATGATACTATGcttaaggaaaaaatttacccaGCACTGCAATATGTATG GTGGGTTGATATAAAGAATTACAATGAATTCATACAGCCATGGTACGCCAAAGCACTACCTTTtcctttcaatttcttctACCCTGGTAAATTTGAAAGACAAGCTAAGGATATGATGGAGTCGCTGTACCCAACTGAAAGTGAAATCAGTGCTATAGAAAATGCG GTATATTCTGAAGCACAGAAGTGCTTGACATTGTTATCGACCAGGCTGGGAGAAAGAGAGTATTTCTTTGGCCCTCACCCTACGTCTCTGGATGCAATAATCTACTCATATCTTGCACCTTTGTTAAAAGCTCCACTGCCAAATCCTGCATTGCAAAATCACCTTAAAGCCTGTATAAATTTAGTCAAGTTTGTAACTCGTATATCTCAGAAATACTTTCCGGACATATGTCAggaatatgaaagaaaaaaaactgaagaaaacGTTAGAAAACTACGAAGAGATTCAGAGAACGAATTTCCCCACAAGAAAAGAAACCAATTCCTTGCTGGCATTTTTGCTACTGTAGCCATGGTCGGTTATGCGTTATCTACCGGCATTGTTGAG GTAACAAGAAATGATGACCGGATGTTGGAAGGGCCACCGGACTACATGGTTGAAGATCACGATAGAGACGAGTAG